From a single Bryobacter aggregatus MPL3 genomic region:
- a CDS encoding MGH1-like glycoside hydrolase domain-containing protein, with product MATPVEWRRLAEERDRTQHWRRWGAYLSERQWGTVREDYSAYGEAWDYFPFEVAHKRAYRWGEDGLLGICDNHCRLCFSIALWNGRDPILKERLYGLAGPLGNHGEDVKELYYYLDATPTASYLRGLYKYPQAEFPYELLREKGRLPRSEPEFELIDTGIFDENRYFDIDIEYAKASVNDILIRITVHNRGPEAAPLHLLGQLYFRNLWSFGRDSKPSLSSSNGRILAHHPSLGNYEFHAEGAKEFLFTENETDGVELYGFQPNGAFFKDGFGEYLIRGKKDAINSNRTGTKAAALYQMEIPAGGSRCFHMRLREQDLDSSEALAFDEVFRRRIAEADEYYDDVLSRGGTQNTPDAKRIQRQASAGLIWSKQYFNLDINVWLKGDPGQPPPPAGRCEGRNSGWKHLFNEDIISMPDKWEYPWYAAWDTAFHMIPFALLDPDFAKRQLGLFLREWYMHPNGQIPAYEWAFSDVNPPVHAWACWRVYKIDAKLNGKPDTAFLESVFHKLLMNFTWWVNRKDASGANIFEGGFLGLDNIGVFDRSKPLPTGGRIEQSDGTSWMAMYCLNMLKIAIELAKSNPVYEDIASKFFEHFLYIAAAMNGSGRSGLWDEKDQFYYDHLKLPDGNEYPMRVRSLVGLIPLFAVDTLDAETINTLPGFSRRMKWFIENRPDLAGNLASLTREGVADRRLLALVGRDRLRAVLRRMLDSTEFLSDYGIRGLSKFHKENPYLLHVGGMEYRVDYEPRESQTSLFGGNSNWRGPVWFPVNYLLIESLQKFHHYHGDAMKVECPAGSGNPVTLDKVAQELSRRLSKLFLAKPDGVRPAMHQNPKYSNDPHFRNHILFYEYFDGDTGEGLGASHQTGWTALVAKLMRSIDC from the coding sequence ATGGCTACACCTGTTGAGTGGCGACGCCTCGCCGAAGAACGCGACCGGACCCAACACTGGCGCCGCTGGGGTGCTTATCTCAGTGAGCGGCAATGGGGCACCGTCCGGGAGGACTATTCGGCCTACGGAGAAGCCTGGGATTATTTTCCGTTCGAGGTGGCCCACAAGCGGGCCTACCGCTGGGGCGAAGACGGTCTGCTGGGCATCTGCGACAACCACTGCCGGCTTTGCTTCTCAATTGCGCTGTGGAATGGCCGCGATCCGATTCTGAAAGAACGCCTCTATGGCTTGGCTGGGCCTCTTGGCAATCATGGGGAAGACGTCAAGGAGCTTTATTACTACCTCGACGCCACCCCCACCGCCTCCTATCTGCGCGGTCTGTACAAGTACCCGCAGGCGGAGTTTCCCTATGAGCTGTTGCGGGAAAAGGGCCGCCTGCCCCGCTCTGAACCTGAGTTTGAACTGATCGATACCGGCATCTTTGATGAGAACCGCTATTTCGATATCGACATCGAATACGCCAAGGCCTCGGTCAATGACATCCTGATCCGCATCACGGTGCACAATCGCGGTCCGGAAGCAGCGCCGTTGCACCTGTTAGGCCAGTTGTACTTCCGCAATCTGTGGTCCTTCGGGAGGGATTCGAAACCTAGCCTCTCCAGCAGCAACGGACGCATCCTCGCGCATCACCCCAGCCTGGGCAATTATGAATTCCATGCCGAAGGGGCCAAGGAGTTCCTCTTTACCGAGAACGAAACCGATGGGGTGGAGCTTTACGGCTTTCAGCCGAATGGAGCCTTCTTCAAGGACGGCTTTGGCGAGTATCTGATTCGCGGCAAAAAGGACGCCATCAACTCGAATCGCACGGGCACCAAGGCCGCGGCGCTGTATCAGATGGAGATTCCTGCAGGCGGCAGCCGCTGCTTTCATATGCGATTGCGCGAGCAGGATCTCGACAGCTCCGAAGCTCTGGCCTTTGATGAAGTGTTTCGCCGCCGCATCGCCGAAGCCGATGAATATTACGACGACGTGCTGTCGCGCGGCGGCACGCAAAACACCCCCGATGCCAAGCGCATCCAGCGCCAGGCTTCTGCCGGCCTCATCTGGTCGAAGCAGTACTTCAATCTCGACATCAATGTCTGGCTGAAGGGCGACCCCGGCCAGCCCCCTCCACCCGCGGGCCGCTGCGAAGGACGCAATTCGGGCTGGAAGCATCTGTTCAACGAAGACATCATCTCGATGCCCGACAAGTGGGAATACCCGTGGTATGCGGCCTGGGATACCGCCTTCCACATGATCCCCTTTGCGCTGCTCGATCCGGACTTTGCCAAGCGGCAGTTAGGGCTCTTTCTGCGCGAGTGGTACATGCACCCCAATGGCCAGATTCCGGCCTATGAATGGGCGTTTTCGGATGTCAATCCGCCGGTCCATGCCTGGGCCTGCTGGCGCGTGTATAAGATTGACGCGAAGCTGAATGGCAAACCGGATACAGCCTTTCTCGAATCGGTCTTCCATAAGCTGTTGATGAACTTCACCTGGTGGGTGAATCGCAAAGACGCATCGGGGGCGAACATCTTTGAGGGCGGCTTTCTCGGTCTCGATAATATCGGCGTCTTTGATCGCTCAAAACCCTTGCCCACCGGCGGCCGCATTGAGCAATCGGACGGCACCTCGTGGATGGCGATGTACTGCCTGAACATGTTGAAGATTGCCATTGAGCTGGCAAAGTCGAATCCGGTGTATGAAGACATTGCCAGTAAGTTCTTCGAGCATTTTCTCTATATTGCCGCGGCGATGAACGGCAGTGGCCGCTCGGGCCTTTGGGATGAAAAAGATCAGTTCTACTATGACCATCTGAAGCTGCCCGACGGCAATGAGTATCCGATGCGGGTGCGCTCGCTGGTCGGACTGATCCCACTGTTTGCGGTGGATACGCTGGACGCCGAAACAATCAATACGCTGCCCGGCTTCAGCCGTCGCATGAAGTGGTTTATTGAGAACCGGCCGGACCTGGCGGGCAATCTCGCCTCGCTCACCCGTGAAGGTGTTGCGGACCGCCGCCTGCTCGCCCTGGTGGGCCGCGACCGTCTCCGCGCCGTGCTGCGCCGCATGCTTGATTCCACTGAGTTCCTGTCGGACTACGGCATTCGCGGACTCTCGAAATTCCACAAAGAGAATCCCTATCTGCTGCATGTCGGAGGTATGGAATATCGCGTCGATTATGAGCCGCGCGAATCGCAAACCAGTCTCTTTGGAGGAAACTCGAACTGGCGCGGGCCGGTGTGGTTTCCAGTGAACTATCTGCTCATCGAGAGTCTGCAGAAGTTTCATCATTATCATGGCGATGCGATGAAGGTGGAATGTCCGGCCGGTTCCGGCAATCCGGTGACGCTCGACAAGGTGGCACAGGAATTGTCACGGCGCTTGAGTAAGTTGTTTCTTGCGAAGCCGGACGGAGTGCGGCCCGCGATGCATCAGAACCCGAAGTACTCAAACGACCCACACTTCCGCAACCACATCCTTTTCTATGAGTACTTCGATGGAGACACAGGAGAAGGGCTCGGCGCCAGCCACCAGACCGGCTGGACCGCACTGGTGGCGAAGCTGATGCGCTCGATTGATTGCTAA
- a CDS encoding GspE/PulE family protein has translation MATERVALKNTEQEEIDARRLALRYRAEFVDLRNADIDHDLFRTVQVDLMFRYNFVPLHEDSGTLEIAIADPRNLQMIDELASLLGKKLKIKVATLSQISDRLKKTEQSQRVLEEVTEGFTLDVVGDDDNAEENLSIDKLSADSDTAPVIRLVDTTIFNALERRASDIHIETRDQEVAIKYRIDGVLQYAMPPIGKDWHSAIISRIKVMSELDIAERRVPQDGRFRVRYKGRLIDFRVSIMPTVHGEDSVLRVLDKESMSEKFTRLTLEVVGFSHHDVTKFRRYIKEPYGMVLVTGPTGSGKTTTLYAALSEIQNDEDKIITIEDPVEYQLKGITQIPVNEKKGLTFARGLRSILRHDPDKILVGEIRDQETAIIAINAALTGHLVFTTVHANNVFDVLGRFLNMGVEAYNFVSALNCILAQRLVRQICPHCKVPVEVSNQELLDSGLELAKWRDVIYYEGKGCFECGGTGFRGRTAIHELLDLTEEIRELILERKPTSHIRIAARAQGMTTLRESALDRMREGITTLKEINKVTFVE, from the coding sequence ATGGCAACCGAACGCGTCGCACTAAAAAATACGGAACAAGAGGAGATTGACGCCCGGCGCTTGGCGCTGCGCTACCGCGCCGAATTTGTCGATCTCCGCAACGCCGACATCGATCACGATCTGTTCCGCACCGTGCAGGTGGACCTGATGTTCCGCTACAACTTCGTGCCCTTGCATGAGGATAGCGGCACCCTCGAGATCGCGATTGCCGACCCGCGCAATCTGCAGATGATCGACGAGCTGGCCTCCTTGCTGGGTAAGAAGCTGAAGATCAAGGTCGCCACGCTCAGTCAGATTTCCGATCGTCTGAAAAAAACAGAACAAAGCCAACGCGTCCTCGAAGAAGTGACCGAAGGCTTCACGCTCGATGTGGTGGGCGACGATGACAATGCCGAAGAGAATCTCTCGATCGACAAGCTCAGCGCCGATAGCGACACCGCGCCGGTCATCCGTCTGGTGGATACGACGATCTTCAATGCGCTCGAGCGCCGGGCAAGCGACATCCACATCGAAACGCGCGACCAGGAAGTAGCGATCAAGTACCGCATTGACGGCGTGCTGCAATACGCCATGCCGCCGATCGGCAAGGATTGGCACTCGGCGATCATCTCGCGTATTAAGGTGATGAGCGAACTGGATATTGCTGAGCGGCGCGTGCCGCAGGATGGCCGTTTCCGCGTGCGCTACAAGGGCCGCCTCATCGATTTCCGCGTCTCGATCATGCCCACGGTGCACGGCGAAGACAGCGTGCTGCGCGTGCTGGACAAAGAGAGCATGAGCGAAAAGTTCACCCGCCTCACCCTTGAGGTGGTGGGCTTCTCCCATCACGATGTCACCAAGTTCCGCCGCTACATCAAAGAGCCTTACGGCATGGTGCTGGTGACCGGACCCACCGGATCGGGCAAGACGACCACGCTGTACGCCGCCCTCAGCGAGATCCAGAACGACGAAGACAAGATCATCACCATCGAAGATCCGGTCGAATACCAGTTGAAGGGCATCACCCAGATTCCGGTGAATGAGAAGAAGGGTTTGACCTTTGCCCGCGGATTGCGCAGCATTCTGCGCCATGATCCGGACAAGATCCTGGTTGGCGAAATCCGTGACCAGGAAACCGCGATCATCGCCATCAACGCGGCGCTCACCGGCCATCTCGTGTTCACCACCGTCCACGCAAACAACGTGTTTGACGTGCTGGGCCGCTTCCTCAATATGGGTGTCGAGGCCTACAACTTTGTCAGCGCCTTGAACTGCATCCTTGCCCAGCGCCTGGTGCGGCAAATCTGCCCGCATTGCAAGGTGCCGGTTGAGGTCTCCAATCAGGAACTGCTTGACAGCGGTCTTGAACTGGCCAAGTGGCGCGATGTCATTTATTACGAAGGCAAAGGCTGCTTTGAGTGCGGGGGCACCGGCTTCCGGGGCCGTACCGCGATTCATGAATTGCTCGACCTGACCGAAGAGATCCGCGAGCTGATTCTCGAGCGCAAGCCTACTTCGCACATCCGCATTGCCGCCCGCGCCCAGGGCATGACTACGCTTCGCGAAAGTGCGCTCGATCGCATGCGCGAGGGCATCACAACTCTGAAAGAAATCAACAAGGTGACCTTCGTCGAATGA
- a CDS encoding threonine synthase, which produces MTTVSHLECSGTGKTYPANEVRNLSPDGWPLLVRYDLEKARDGWNRDWISSGPTNMWRYAPVLPVSKPPSIVTLGEGMTPLVRSPRLGAALGAKDLWIKDEGLNPTASFKARGLSCAISMCKELGIQKIAIPSAGNAASASAAYAAAAGIECHIFMPQDVPHSNYIECKAFGAEVTLVDGLISDCARIVGERKDAEGWFEVSTLKEPYRIEGKKTMGYELAEQLQWRLPDVILYPTGGGVGLIGMWKAFEEMEALGWILPGQRPKMIAVQAEGCQPVVKAFAEGAERSVFFENAHTVSSGLRVPKPLGDFLILRAIRESGGTAIAISDDDALSAGAELARLEGMFVAPEGAACVAAVRKLLVSGFLDPSEKIVIYNTGAGLKYLEAYSTLFPR; this is translated from the coding sequence ATGACCACTGTTTCCCACCTCGAGTGCTCCGGCACCGGCAAGACTTATCCCGCAAACGAGGTGAGGAATCTGTCGCCAGACGGCTGGCCGCTTCTGGTTCGCTATGATCTTGAGAAGGCGCGCGACGGATGGAATCGCGATTGGATCAGTTCCGGGCCCACCAACATGTGGCGCTACGCTCCTGTCCTGCCGGTGTCCAAGCCACCCAGCATTGTGACGCTTGGCGAGGGCATGACGCCGTTGGTGCGCTCGCCCCGGCTCGGCGCGGCCTTGGGTGCGAAAGACCTCTGGATCAAGGACGAAGGGCTCAACCCGACGGCCAGCTTCAAGGCGCGCGGGCTGTCCTGCGCCATTTCGATGTGTAAGGAGTTGGGCATCCAGAAGATCGCGATTCCCTCAGCCGGCAACGCCGCAAGCGCCTCTGCTGCCTATGCCGCCGCTGCTGGCATCGAGTGCCATATCTTCATGCCGCAGGATGTACCGCATTCGAATTACATCGAGTGCAAGGCCTTCGGCGCCGAGGTGACGCTGGTCGATGGGCTCATCAGCGATTGCGCGCGCATTGTTGGGGAGCGCAAGGACGCCGAGGGCTGGTTTGAAGTCTCGACGCTGAAAGAGCCGTATCGCATCGAAGGCAAGAAGACGATGGGCTACGAGTTAGCGGAACAACTCCAATGGCGGCTGCCCGACGTGATTCTGTATCCGACTGGCGGCGGTGTTGGTCTGATCGGCATGTGGAAGGCTTTTGAGGAGATGGAGGCGCTGGGCTGGATTCTGCCCGGGCAACGGCCAAAGATGATCGCGGTGCAGGCAGAAGGCTGCCAGCCAGTGGTGAAGGCCTTTGCAGAGGGCGCCGAGCGCAGCGTGTTCTTTGAAAACGCGCATACGGTATCGAGTGGCCTGCGGGTGCCGAAGCCGCTGGGCGACTTTCTGATTCTGCGGGCGATCCGCGAGTCTGGCGGTACGGCGATTGCGATCTCCGATGACGACGCCTTGTCCGCCGGGGCGGAACTGGCGCGGCTCGAAGGCATGTTTGTCGCCCCCGAAGGTGCGGCCTGCGTTGCCGCAGTCAGAAAGCTATTGGTCAGCGGTTTTCTCGATCCGTCAGAGAAGATCGTCATCTATAACACAGGCGCCGGGCTGAAATACCTCGAAGCCTACTCAACGCTGTTTCCACGCTAA
- a CDS encoding lytic transglycosylase domain-containing protein — MRALIFAFSLPLWSAKFVVLQSGFQFQVERWERSGDQVLLHRDGGVLTIPASDVAEYLEEADAPKPVVAAPPQPVETIAAPAVPPPTDPKLVIAEMAAKHGLPEKFVASVARAESAFQPNAVSNKGAIGVMQLMPGTARDLGVDPNDVRQNIEGGTKLLRDLLVQYQNDPDQVRKALAAYNAGAGAVAKYGGVPPYRETQNYVEKVLRNYQGAK; from the coding sequence TTGCGCGCTCTCATTTTCGCCTTTTCTTTGCCGCTTTGGAGTGCCAAGTTTGTGGTTCTGCAGAGCGGCTTCCAATTCCAGGTGGAACGCTGGGAGCGCTCTGGCGACCAGGTGCTGCTGCATCGCGACGGCGGCGTCCTGACGATTCCGGCCAGCGATGTCGCGGAATATCTCGAAGAAGCCGACGCGCCCAAACCAGTAGTGGCCGCTCCGCCCCAGCCGGTGGAAACGATTGCGGCCCCAGCAGTTCCGCCGCCCACCGACCCCAAGCTGGTGATTGCTGAAATGGCAGCCAAGCATGGGCTGCCCGAGAAATTTGTCGCCAGCGTCGCCCGCGCCGAGAGCGCTTTTCAGCCGAATGCAGTCAGCAATAAGGGCGCCATCGGCGTCATGCAATTGATGCCTGGCACCGCGAGAGATCTTGGCGTCGACCCGAATGACGTCCGCCAGAATATCGAAGGCGGTACCAAACTGCTGCGCGACCTGCTGGTGCAGTATCAAAACGACCCCGATCAGGTGCGCAAAGCGCTGGCCGCCTACAATGCCGGGGCCGGCGCGGTGGCCAAGTACGGCGGCGTGCCGCCTTATCGCGAAACGCAGAATTATGTCGAGAAGGTTTTAAGAAATTACCAGGGTGCAAAGTAG
- a CDS encoding amidase: MTRRALAQLLPALATLCAAEIAPDKEQLRQTLALLGLDFKDEHLEMMLPNITRSLDTYARLRGLRIPPDTEPAFTFSPMLAGMSLPAGKREFKPTKLSKLPAWKQVEDLAFWPVTHLGELIRRKKISSLQLTQMYLERLKTHSPALLCTISLTEELALEQARQADADLRRGKYHGPLHGLPYGAKDLFAVPGYPTTWGAEPFRDQVIETNATVISRLQAAGAVLCAKLSMGALAQGGLWFGGMTKTPWNLEQSSSGSSAGSAAATAAGLVAFALGTETLGSIVSPATRCGVTGLRPTFGRVPRTGAMALSWTMDKIGPICRTVEDCMLVLRVIDGPDGQDMAARYPVPVKWDAKAAVKKLKIGVLRDSFTDITDETRRKHYHDALRVLAQTGVELVETKLPVFPSNALLLMLSAEAAAAFDDLTRNGGVEKLNGQKPGDWPNSFRTSRLIPAVEFIRAARARTLLMRSFHQYLAGFDALVSATSSQSLVVTNLTGHPQMVVPCGFPNREALGLLFTGHLFEEGKLSRIAKAYQDLTDWHLRRPPGFAV, from the coding sequence ATGACTCGACGTGCTCTCGCGCAGTTGCTTCCCGCACTAGCGACCCTGTGTGCTGCCGAGATTGCACCGGACAAAGAGCAGCTGAGACAGACGCTGGCCTTGCTGGGGCTGGACTTCAAAGACGAGCACCTCGAGATGATGTTGCCAAACATCACGCGTTCGCTCGATACTTATGCCCGCTTGCGTGGGCTCCGTATCCCGCCCGATACCGAGCCTGCCTTCACTTTTTCTCCCATGCTGGCGGGGATGAGTCTTCCTGCGGGCAAGCGCGAATTTAAGCCTACAAAGCTGTCGAAGTTGCCCGCCTGGAAGCAGGTGGAGGATTTAGCCTTCTGGCCGGTGACCCATCTGGGGGAACTGATTCGCAGGAAAAAAATCAGCTCCCTGCAACTGACCCAGATGTATCTGGAGCGCTTGAAGACGCACTCGCCAGCCTTGCTGTGCACGATCAGCCTGACGGAAGAGCTGGCGCTCGAACAAGCGCGGCAAGCCGATGCTGACCTGCGGCGCGGCAAGTATCACGGGCCGCTCCATGGCCTGCCCTATGGGGCAAAGGATCTGTTTGCGGTTCCAGGCTACCCGACCACCTGGGGTGCGGAACCCTTTCGCGATCAGGTGATAGAGACGAATGCGACGGTGATCAGCCGCTTGCAAGCGGCCGGCGCGGTGCTGTGTGCGAAGTTGTCGATGGGGGCCTTGGCGCAAGGGGGCTTGTGGTTCGGTGGGATGACCAAGACGCCGTGGAATCTGGAGCAGTCGTCTTCCGGCTCCTCGGCTGGTTCTGCTGCCGCTACGGCTGCGGGGCTGGTGGCCTTTGCCTTAGGGACAGAGACGCTCGGCTCGATTGTGAGTCCGGCGACGCGCTGCGGAGTCACCGGCTTGCGTCCGACCTTTGGACGAGTGCCGCGGACCGGCGCGATGGCCTTGTCCTGGACCATGGACAAGATCGGGCCAATCTGCAGGACGGTAGAGGACTGCATGCTGGTGCTGCGGGTGATCGATGGCCCGGATGGGCAAGACATGGCGGCGCGTTATCCGGTGCCGGTGAAATGGGACGCCAAGGCGGCGGTGAAGAAGCTGAAGATTGGCGTGCTGCGCGACAGCTTTACTGACATCACGGACGAGACGCGCCGCAAGCATTACCACGATGCGCTGCGAGTTCTAGCGCAGACAGGCGTGGAACTGGTGGAGACGAAACTGCCTGTGTTCCCCTCGAATGCCTTGTTGTTGATGCTCAGCGCGGAAGCAGCCGCGGCCTTCGACGATCTGACGCGGAATGGCGGCGTCGAGAAGCTGAATGGGCAAAAGCCGGGAGACTGGCCCAACTCCTTCCGGACCAGCCGCTTGATTCCGGCCGTCGAGTTCATTCGTGCCGCCAGGGCGCGCACCTTGCTGATGCGCAGCTTCCATCAGTATCTGGCCGGCTTTGACGCGCTGGTCTCCGCAACCAGCTCGCAGTCGCTTGTGGTGACCAACCTGACGGGACACCCGCAAATGGTGGTTCCCTGCGGCTTCCCAAACAGGGAAGCGCTGGGACTTCTATTCACTGGACACCTGTTTGAGGAAGGCAAGCTGTCCCGGATTGCAAAAGCCTACCAGGACCTGACGGACTGGCACTTAAGGCGGCCTCCGGGCTTTGCCGTTTAG